One segment of Streptomyces sp. YIM 121038 DNA contains the following:
- a CDS encoding MgtC/SapB family protein — MVHLAVPLWGLRSGQGPRQLTELGLALFLSSLIGWERAARHKSAGLRTHTLVGIASALMMEVSQHGFAGALGLPGVSFDPSRVAAQIVSGIGFVGGGLIFVRQDVVRGLTTAATVWLTCAVGMACGGGLPVLALAATALHFLVVRGYPRLAARLLPRASGSAFELRMTYRTGTALLPQLMETCTRHGFRIARVKVDRLPGGADPDARVLLALEGTADTARLTAELFDRDDVIEVEVTAADDEEATAP; from the coding sequence GTGGTCCATCTGGCGGTGCCCCTGTGGGGCTTGCGGAGCGGGCAGGGCCCGCGGCAGCTGACCGAACTCGGGCTTGCCCTGTTCCTGTCGAGCCTCATCGGATGGGAGCGGGCGGCCCGGCACAAGAGCGCCGGGCTGCGCACGCACACCCTGGTGGGCATCGCCAGCGCGCTGATGATGGAGGTGTCCCAGCACGGCTTCGCGGGCGCGCTCGGCCTGCCCGGCGTCTCCTTCGACCCCTCCCGGGTGGCCGCGCAGATCGTCTCCGGGATCGGCTTCGTCGGCGGCGGCCTGATCTTCGTACGCCAGGACGTCGTGCGCGGCCTCACCACCGCCGCCACGGTCTGGCTCACCTGCGCGGTGGGCATGGCCTGCGGCGGCGGACTGCCCGTCCTCGCCCTGGCCGCGACGGCGCTGCACTTCCTCGTCGTCCGCGGCTATCCACGGCTCGCCGCGCGTCTGCTGCCCCGCGCGAGCGGCTCCGCCTTCGAGCTGCGCATGACGTACCGCACGGGCACGGCCCTGCTGCCCCAGCTGATGGAGACGTGCACCCGGCACGGCTTCCGCATCGCCCGGGTCAAGGTCGACCGGCTGCCCGGCGGGGCCGACCCCGACGCCCGCGTCCTGCTGGCGCTCGAAGGCACCGCCGACACCGCACGCCTGACCGCCGAACTCTTCGACCGGGACGACGTGATCGAGGTCGAGGTGACCGCCGCCGACGACGAGGAGGCCACCGCGCCTTGA
- a CDS encoding DUF6229 family protein: MPQTSVQNAVLEAWLSGAESAYGQANPAGPLYVGGSAAEAALTDPSDSLYGFCSSPSGSHGSWCC; this comes from the coding sequence ATGCCCCAGACCAGTGTGCAGAACGCCGTTCTCGAAGCGTGGCTGTCGGGCGCCGAGAGCGCGTACGGCCAGGCCAACCCCGCGGGCCCGCTCTACGTCGGCGGTAGCGCGGCCGAGGCCGCGCTGACCGACCCGAGCGACTCGCTGTACGGCTTCTGTTCCAGCCCGAGCGGGTCGCACGGCAGCTGGTGCTGCTGA
- a CDS encoding NUDIX domain-containing protein → MAHIGEAVARGGRDAWQSPAADGGHGTPDPLVVVAAVVVQEGRLLVVSKKAAPEVFYLPGGKPDAGEEPLEALVRELDEELGVRPVAPEFLAEIESTAALEGVPLQLTVFTAGLSRAPRPAAELAHLRWITGTETDIRLAPAVAGQILPMLRRDGLVPVA, encoded by the coding sequence ATGGCACATATCGGTGAGGCGGTCGCTCGCGGCGGCCGCGACGCGTGGCAGTCCCCGGCCGCTGACGGCGGCCACGGCACGCCGGATCCCCTGGTCGTCGTGGCCGCCGTGGTCGTTCAGGAGGGGCGGCTGCTGGTGGTGAGCAAGAAGGCGGCGCCAGAGGTGTTCTATCTGCCGGGCGGCAAGCCCGACGCGGGGGAGGAGCCGCTGGAGGCCCTGGTCAGGGAGCTCGACGAGGAACTGGGCGTCCGGCCGGTGGCGCCGGAGTTCCTGGCCGAGATCGAGTCGACGGCCGCCCTCGAAGGGGTGCCCCTCCAGCTGACGGTCTTCACCGCGGGCCTCAGCCGGGCGCCCCGCCCCGCGGCCGAACTGGCCCACCTGCGGTGGATCACGGGCACCGAGACCGACATCCGGCTCGCTCCGGCGGTGGCGGGGCAGATCCTGCCGATGCTGCGGCGCGACGGGCTCGTGCCCGTGGCCTGA
- a CDS encoding TetR family transcriptional regulator C-terminal domain-containing protein yields MTSRLQNKRIRKSPTERRAEIVAAAARVALAEGLECITLRRIAEELAVRPGLISHYFPAVDDLVAEAYGTAAGAELDALLPAERADATCVQHLARFFARTTGEAYDDISRLWLNARHLSRYRPALRDRVSAQEAAWRDRFEGHIRDGVARGEFRTDDPVVTTAHILIVLDGLGMLVNSGDTVGDAPEVLRLPATTAERELGLEPGSLSEVTPD; encoded by the coding sequence ATGACGTCAAGGCTCCAGAACAAGCGAATCCGCAAGTCTCCAACGGAAAGGCGTGCGGAAATCGTTGCGGCAGCGGCTCGGGTGGCTCTGGCCGAGGGCCTTGAGTGCATCACGCTGCGGCGCATCGCCGAGGAGCTCGCCGTGCGGCCGGGGCTGATCAGCCACTACTTCCCGGCCGTGGACGACCTGGTGGCCGAGGCCTACGGCACCGCCGCGGGCGCCGAGCTCGACGCGCTCCTTCCGGCCGAGCGCGCCGACGCCACCTGCGTCCAGCACCTGGCGCGGTTCTTCGCCCGGACCACGGGAGAGGCCTACGACGACATCAGCCGCCTCTGGCTCAACGCCCGCCACCTCAGCCGCTACCGGCCCGCGCTGCGCGACCGCGTCAGCGCGCAGGAGGCCGCCTGGCGCGACCGGTTCGAGGGGCACATCCGCGACGGCGTCGCCCGGGGGGAGTTCCGCACCGACGACCCGGTGGTGACGACCGCGCACATCCTGATCGTCCTCGACGGCCTCGGCATGCTCGTCAACAGCGGTGACACCGTCGGCGACGCGCCCGAGGTACTGCGCCTGCCCGCCACTACGGCGGAGCGCGAACTCGGCCTGGAACCGGGCTCGCTGAGCGAGGTGACCCCCGACTGA
- a CDS encoding alpha/beta fold hydrolase: MPRIPRTPVCALGVAALAVSLTACGGSYNPFDDHQERATYRTGAEAKKDRTSVPRWLPDDARDISYVISTTGGDRIMRFTAESGGFPASCVRGEPQGKPRLKADWFPSDVAAKADVNCGTWSGARIGGALYAWQDRDVASGARDEAAVRIPEQRIAWKACRAEEGVPKGADCGTVRVPVDWREPGGKKIDIAVARRTAAEPDRRVGTLVFLPGGPGSSGVDTVRATDTWGGLERRFDIVSLDPRGVGASSAVRCPAKPYVAMVRDKKPAASAAEFARERERAGAFAEDCARASGPVAAHTDATSVSHDVEAVRAALGEDRVSLYGHSYGTLYGQRYAQLYGERVRAAVLDGVMDPAVGRRDFNVTSARALERAFGEFARWCGKNDACALGDKDPRAVLRRVAAKAADGTLRNDGKKVTLAALNGTLDQMLLTPSWPVVGEYLQALDSGKPWQEDGEEPGGKLLPVADQAVCVDLNLRAPDAAAYLADQKAAREAAPAFGFSPNAVGYANLCLGLPERPTPRPATPGDFRTEHPMLLINARYDNATPVDWARSAARHLGDKAALVEVDGWGHGAKVFNGGAERKAVTDYLTRLITPAPGTVIKGSVPPGA, encoded by the coding sequence ATGCCCCGAATCCCGCGCACACCGGTCTGTGCCCTCGGCGTGGCCGCGCTCGCCGTCTCCTTGACGGCGTGCGGCGGCTCGTACAACCCCTTCGACGACCACCAGGAGAGGGCCACGTACAGGACCGGCGCCGAGGCGAAGAAGGACCGGACGTCCGTGCCGCGGTGGCTGCCGGACGACGCCAGGGACATCTCGTACGTGATATCGACGACGGGTGGGGACCGCATCATGCGGTTCACGGCGGAGAGCGGCGGGTTCCCCGCCTCCTGTGTGCGCGGAGAGCCGCAGGGCAAGCCGCGCCTGAAGGCCGACTGGTTCCCCTCCGACGTGGCCGCGAAGGCCGACGTGAACTGCGGCACGTGGTCGGGGGCGCGGATCGGCGGCGCCCTGTACGCGTGGCAGGACCGGGACGTGGCGTCCGGGGCGCGGGACGAGGCGGCGGTGCGGATCCCGGAGCAGCGGATCGCCTGGAAGGCCTGTCGCGCCGAGGAGGGCGTGCCGAAGGGGGCCGACTGCGGCACCGTGCGGGTGCCCGTCGACTGGCGTGAGCCCGGCGGCAAGAAGATCGACATCGCGGTCGCCCGGCGCACCGCGGCCGAACCGGACCGGCGCGTCGGCACGCTCGTGTTCCTGCCCGGCGGCCCCGGCAGCTCCGGCGTCGACACGGTCCGGGCCACCGACACCTGGGGCGGTCTCGAACGGCGCTTCGACATCGTCAGCCTCGATCCGCGCGGCGTCGGCGCGAGCAGCGCGGTGCGCTGCCCGGCGAAGCCGTACGTCGCCATGGTGCGGGACAAGAAGCCCGCCGCCTCCGCGGCGGAGTTCGCCCGCGAGCGGGAGCGGGCCGGTGCCTTCGCCGAGGACTGTGCCCGCGCGTCCGGGCCCGTGGCCGCGCACACCGACGCGACCAGCGTCAGCCATGACGTCGAGGCGGTCCGCGCCGCGCTCGGCGAGGACCGCGTCTCCCTGTACGGGCACTCGTACGGCACGCTCTACGGCCAGCGGTACGCGCAGCTGTACGGCGAGCGGGTGCGGGCCGCCGTCCTTGACGGCGTGATGGACCCGGCGGTCGGCCGGCGCGACTTCAACGTCACGAGTGCCCGCGCCCTGGAGCGTGCCTTCGGAGAGTTCGCCCGGTGGTGCGGAAAGAACGACGCGTGCGCGCTGGGCGACAAGGACCCGCGTGCGGTCCTTCGGCGCGTGGCCGCCAAGGCCGCCGACGGCACCCTGCGCAACGACGGCAAGAAGGTCACGCTCGCCGCGCTGAACGGCACGCTCGACCAGATGCTCCTCACCCCGTCCTGGCCGGTGGTCGGCGAGTACCTCCAGGCCCTGGACAGCGGGAAGCCCTGGCAGGAGGACGGCGAGGAGCCGGGCGGGAAGCTGCTGCCCGTGGCCGACCAGGCGGTGTGCGTCGATCTGAACCTGCGCGCCCCGGACGCCGCGGCCTACCTCGCCGACCAGAAGGCGGCCCGTGAGGCCGCGCCCGCCTTCGGCTTCTCGCCCAACGCCGTCGGGTACGCCAACCTGTGCCTGGGCCTGCCGGAGCGCCCCACGCCGCGGCCCGCGACGCCGGGCGACTTCCGCACCGAGCACCCGATGCTGCTGATCAACGCCCGCTACGACAACGCCACGCCCGTCGACTGGGCCCGCTCCGCCGCGCGGCACCTCGGCGACAAGGCGGCGCTCGTGGAGGTCGACGGCTGGGGCCACGGTGCGAAGGTCTTCAACGGCGGGGCCGAGCGGAAGGCCGTCACCGACTACCTCACGCGCCTGATCACGCCCGCGCCCGGCACCGTGATCAAGGGCAGCGTGCCGCCCGGCGCCTGA
- a CDS encoding histidine kinase, whose amino-acid sequence MNRRRTLLLALPPALLLWLGDLVSNEPDGSWLPLVSGPLALGALLARRRVAVEALAAGAALASGALTLGMLWLAPAGGSWGLLESAALLALLTVAARTARVPAAYVLCPLLAVAIAAAPVRMGFPSDAQTFAFLLTVAAGGALALGCYLRSLDRRRADAVTAVQEAERLALARDLHDFVAHHVTGIVVQAQAARTIRETAPEQLDPLLAGIERAGTETLASMRRLVHVLRAAPDAPTRPADLLTELAALVAAHGDSGAAATLDVSADARGLALAPEVETSVHRVVQESLTNVRRHAPEADDVRVRLTADGGRLCVEVTNGPAPAGDRPPPGGRGGLGLVGLRERVEAVGGGFAAGPAPGGGWRVRAAFPPAHLPH is encoded by the coding sequence GTGAACCGCCGTCGCACGCTGCTCCTCGCCCTGCCGCCCGCCCTGCTGCTCTGGCTCGGCGACCTCGTCTCGAACGAGCCGGACGGCTCCTGGCTCCCACTGGTGTCCGGGCCGCTGGCGCTGGGGGCGCTGCTCGCGCGCCGCCGCGTCGCCGTCGAGGCGCTGGCGGCCGGGGCGGCCCTGGCGTCCGGGGCGCTGACGCTCGGCATGCTGTGGCTCGCCCCCGCGGGCGGCAGCTGGGGCCTGCTGGAGTCGGCGGCCCTGCTCGCGCTGCTCACCGTGGCGGCCCGGACGGCACGGGTCCCGGCCGCGTACGTGCTCTGCCCGCTCCTGGCCGTGGCGATCGCGGCCGCGCCGGTGCGCATGGGCTTCCCCTCGGACGCCCAGACCTTCGCGTTCCTGCTCACCGTCGCGGCGGGCGGCGCGCTCGCGCTCGGCTGCTATCTGCGCTCCCTGGACCGGCGCAGGGCCGACGCCGTGACCGCCGTGCAGGAGGCGGAGCGCCTCGCCCTCGCACGCGACCTGCACGACTTCGTCGCCCACCACGTCACCGGCATCGTCGTCCAGGCCCAGGCGGCCCGCACCATCCGGGAGACCGCGCCCGAGCAGCTCGATCCGCTCCTCGCGGGCATCGAGCGGGCGGGCACGGAGACCCTCGCCTCCATGCGCCGCCTCGTGCACGTGCTGCGTGCCGCGCCCGACGCCCCGACCCGGCCCGCCGACCTGCTCACCGAACTCGCCGCCCTGGTGGCCGCGCACGGCGACAGCGGGGCGGCGGCCACCCTGGACGTCTCCGCCGACGCCCGGGGCCTCGCCCTCGCGCCGGAGGTCGAGACGTCCGTGCACCGCGTGGTCCAGGAGTCCCTCACCAACGTGCGCCGCCACGCGCCGGAGGCCGACGACGTCCGCGTGCGGCTGACGGCCGACGGCGGCCGCCTGTGCGTCGAGGTCACCAACGGCCCCGCGCCCGCCGGTGACCGCCCGCCGCCCGGCGGAAGGGGCGGCCTCGGCCTGGTCGGGCTGCGCGAGCGCGTGGAGGCCGTCGGCGGCGGCTTCGCGGCCGGGCCCGCCCCGGGTGGCGGCTGGCGGGTCCGCGCCGCGTTTCCCCCGGCACACCTGCCACACTGA
- a CDS encoding cytosine permease has product MASTLPDPHEVPPNPRTAHREEPPRTGGTVRVEAHGIDHIPEHERHGHPRRLFSVWAAANVNYLSLVIGGTLVLMGLTLWQALVVIVTGNLFWSLTGLLAISGPAAGAPSEVITRAMYGIRGNRVNNAVVGWMISVAYFALNLAAAATAAFSLVEKTGVTAGTGVKVAVVLAVAALTLTIGVYGHATILRLYLPITLVLAAVFAVVAVRVFQHADYSYAPAEPLTGAPLWTALISGVTLVGSAPLSYTTSADFSRYLPRTTSAKAVLGWTALGGFVPGVAVCSLGALAATAVDMTDPQAGLQRILPGWFDPVFLLALVLGTIALNALTSYSAGLALQAVGIRIRRSRSVIVDGAAAVSLTLYALLVSDFLDTVSNVLQLTVVLLGPATALYATDILLRRNRYDGPALMDETPAGPFWYTAGVSPAGALALTGGVTAAALCVDTAYTGPVAHALGGMDLSLPVGIVTTSLLYAALTRAMGGARAPRRGGGRCARCRPGQGRGR; this is encoded by the coding sequence ATGGCGTCCACGCTTCCCGACCCGCACGAAGTCCCCCCGAACCCCCGGACGGCACACCGGGAGGAGCCGCCTCGAACGGGCGGGACGGTCCGCGTCGAGGCCCACGGCATCGACCACATCCCCGAGCACGAGCGCCACGGCCACCCCCGGCGCCTCTTCTCCGTCTGGGCCGCGGCGAACGTCAACTATCTGAGCCTCGTCATCGGCGGCACCCTGGTCCTGATGGGCCTGACCCTGTGGCAGGCCCTCGTCGTGATCGTGACGGGCAATCTGTTCTGGTCGCTCACCGGGCTGCTCGCCATATCCGGCCCGGCCGCGGGCGCGCCGAGCGAAGTGATCACGCGCGCGATGTACGGAATCCGCGGCAACCGCGTCAACAACGCGGTCGTCGGCTGGATGATCTCCGTGGCGTACTTCGCCCTGAACCTCGCCGCCGCCGCGACCGCCGCGTTCTCGCTCGTCGAGAAGACCGGTGTCACCGCGGGCACCGGCGTGAAGGTCGCCGTGGTCCTCGCCGTCGCCGCGCTCACCCTGACCATCGGCGTCTACGGCCACGCCACCATCCTGCGGCTGTATCTGCCGATCACCCTGGTGCTCGCCGCTGTCTTCGCCGTGGTCGCGGTCCGCGTGTTCCAGCACGCCGACTACTCCTACGCGCCCGCCGAGCCGCTGACCGGCGCCCCGCTGTGGACGGCCCTCATCTCCGGCGTCACCCTGGTCGGCTCCGCTCCGCTGTCGTACACCACCAGCGCCGACTTCTCCCGCTATCTGCCGCGCACGACGTCCGCCAAGGCCGTTCTCGGCTGGACCGCCCTCGGCGGCTTCGTGCCCGGTGTCGCCGTGTGCTCCCTCGGGGCGCTCGCCGCGACCGCGGTCGACATGACGGACCCTCAGGCAGGGCTCCAGCGGATCCTGCCGGGCTGGTTCGACCCGGTCTTCCTGCTCGCCCTCGTCCTCGGCACGATCGCCCTCAACGCCCTGACCTCCTACAGCGCCGGGCTCGCCCTCCAGGCCGTCGGCATCCGCATCCGGCGCTCCCGCAGCGTGATCGTCGACGGCGCCGCCGCGGTCTCCCTCACCCTGTACGCGCTCCTCGTCTCCGACTTCCTCGACACCGTCAGCAACGTCCTCCAGCTCACCGTCGTCCTGCTCGGCCCCGCCACCGCCCTCTACGCCACGGACATCCTGCTGCGCCGCAACCGCTACGACGGTCCGGCCCTGATGGACGAGACCCCCGCCGGCCCCTTCTGGTACACCGCCGGGGTCAGCCCGGCCGGTGCCCTGGCCCTGACGGGCGGCGTCACCGCGGCGGCCCTGTGCGTCGACACCGCCTACACCGGACCGGTCGCGCACGCCCTGGGCGGCATGGACCTCTCCCTGCCCGTCGGCATCGTCACCACCTCGCTCCTGTACGCGGCCCTCACCCGGGCCATGGGCGGAGCGCGCGCCCCCCGCCGAGGAGGCGGCAGGTGTGCCCGCTGCCGTCCGGGGCAGGGGCGAGGGCGGTGA
- a CDS encoding amidohydrolase has translation MRTSLILLSARLLDPESGEFLPQTALAAAGGRITALGDDQEVRALADPATEVIDLKGAVVTPGLVDGHIHPVTGAELTRGLDLSACTDVAQVRAALAREVRDLAPGAWLRGWGLDPNVFADAPVESAPFDAVLDGVPAQLLLFDAHSMLVSRRALELAGVDGPRTFDQATAEVVCDSAGRPTGLLLEEAACELVQRVAPQPTYEERRARVAAALKTMAAAGLTGGHVMDAGGDSLAFYAELEAAGQLPLRLRVAPWCQPGTDADGVRALIDQQGEGGRLWRTDGVKIFMDGTIDNGTAWLERPDCHGESRHAFWPDPEEYTRVIGELHRAGVPTATHAIGDAAVRHVLDAVEKAQADDWRAVRHRVEHIETVPDDTLRRFAELGVVASMQPTHCCDFTRADHTDNWSRRLGEERAARAWRCRDLYDSGAVVVLGSDWPIAPAPPLGVMAGARHRRPSRDLSRPPHGPEQALTALEALQGMTVNAAYAAGAEHEAGRVAIGHRADLTVLAADPLTTPATELPDLPVLLTAVDGRPTHRDARL, from the coding sequence GTGCGCACCTCCCTCATCCTGCTCTCGGCCCGTCTGCTCGACCCGGAGTCCGGCGAGTTCCTGCCACAGACCGCGCTCGCCGCGGCGGGCGGACGCATCACCGCCCTCGGCGACGACCAGGAGGTCCGCGCCCTCGCGGACCCCGCCACCGAGGTGATCGACCTCAAGGGCGCGGTGGTGACACCCGGTCTGGTCGACGGACACATCCACCCCGTCACCGGCGCCGAACTGACCCGCGGCCTGGACCTGTCGGCCTGCACCGACGTGGCCCAGGTGCGCGCCGCGCTCGCCCGCGAGGTACGGGACCTCGCCCCCGGCGCGTGGCTGCGCGGCTGGGGCCTGGACCCCAACGTGTTCGCGGACGCCCCCGTCGAGTCCGCCCCCTTCGACGCCGTACTCGACGGCGTGCCCGCCCAACTGCTGCTCTTCGACGCGCACTCCATGCTGGTCAGCCGCCGCGCCCTCGAACTCGCCGGGGTCGACGGGCCCCGGACCTTCGACCAGGCGACCGCCGAGGTGGTGTGCGACAGCGCGGGGCGGCCCACCGGGCTGCTCCTGGAGGAGGCCGCTTGCGAGCTCGTGCAGCGGGTCGCCCCGCAGCCCACCTACGAGGAGCGCCGCGCCCGGGTCGCCGCCGCGCTGAAGACCATGGCCGCGGCGGGCCTCACCGGTGGCCACGTCATGGACGCGGGCGGCGACAGCCTGGCCTTCTACGCCGAACTCGAGGCGGCCGGGCAGCTTCCGCTGCGGCTGCGGGTCGCCCCGTGGTGCCAGCCGGGGACCGACGCCGACGGTGTGCGCGCGCTCATCGACCAGCAGGGCGAGGGCGGCCGCCTGTGGCGCACCGACGGCGTGAAGATCTTCATGGACGGCACCATCGACAACGGCACCGCGTGGCTGGAGCGGCCCGACTGCCACGGCGAGTCCCGGCACGCCTTCTGGCCGGACCCCGAGGAGTACACCCGCGTCATCGGCGAGCTCCACCGCGCCGGAGTGCCCACCGCCACCCACGCCATCGGCGACGCGGCGGTACGGCACGTCCTCGACGCCGTCGAGAAGGCCCAGGCCGACGACTGGCGCGCGGTACGGCACCGGGTCGAACACATCGAGACCGTCCCCGACGACACCTTGCGGCGGTTCGCCGAACTGGGTGTCGTCGCCTCCATGCAGCCGACGCACTGCTGCGACTTCACCCGGGCCGACCACACCGACAACTGGTCGCGCCGCCTCGGCGAGGAGCGGGCCGCCCGTGCCTGGCGCTGCCGCGACCTGTACGACTCCGGGGCCGTCGTCGTCCTCGGCTCCGACTGGCCCATCGCGCCCGCCCCGCCGCTCGGCGTCATGGCCGGGGCCCGCCACCGCCGCCCGAGCCGTGACCTCAGCCGGCCCCCGCACGGCCCGGAGCAGGCCCTCACGGCGCTGGAGGCGCTCCAGGGCATGACCGTCAACGCCGCCTACGCGGCCGGCGCGGAGCACGAGGCGGGACGCGTCGCGATCGGCCACCGCGCCGACCTGACGGTCCTCGCCGCCGATCCGCTCACCACCCCCGCGACCGAACTCCCGGACCTTCCGGTGCTGCTCACCGCCGTCGACGGCAGGCCGACCCATCGGGACGCCCGGCTGTGA
- a CDS encoding response regulator transcription factor, with protein sequence MSVTTPETGSAPLRVLIADDQEMVRTGFRLILAAQPGIEVVGEAADGAACVELARRLRPDVCLVDVRMPKLNGLEVTRLLAGPDAVDPLHVVVVTTFDQDDYLDEALRRGAVGFLLKDAGPGLLVEAVRAAARGDALVSPAVTLRLLRRTAERHGPRCGAAAAGGAPHELSERELGVARLVARGRTNQEIAAELFISVATVKTHLVNIQAKLAVRNRVEIAAWAWESGQMGPA encoded by the coding sequence ATGAGTGTGACGACCCCCGAGACCGGCTCCGCGCCCCTGCGCGTCCTGATCGCCGACGACCAGGAGATGGTGCGCACCGGCTTCCGCCTGATCCTCGCCGCGCAGCCCGGCATCGAGGTCGTCGGCGAGGCCGCCGACGGCGCCGCGTGCGTGGAGCTCGCCCGGCGGCTGCGCCCCGACGTCTGCCTGGTCGACGTCCGCATGCCGAAGCTCAACGGCCTGGAGGTGACCCGGCTGCTCGCCGGGCCGGACGCGGTCGATCCCCTGCACGTCGTCGTGGTGACCACCTTCGACCAGGACGACTACCTGGACGAGGCGCTGCGCCGTGGCGCGGTCGGCTTCCTGTTGAAGGACGCGGGACCCGGCCTCCTGGTCGAGGCGGTGCGCGCCGCGGCGCGCGGCGACGCCCTGGTCTCGCCCGCCGTCACGCTGCGCCTGCTGCGGCGCACGGCCGAGCGGCACGGCCCGCGGTGCGGCGCGGCGGCCGCGGGTGGCGCGCCGCACGAGCTGTCCGAGCGGGAGCTCGGCGTGGCCCGGCTCGTGGCGCGCGGCCGCACCAACCAGGAGATCGCCGCCGAGCTGTTCATCTCCGTCGCCACCGTGAAGACCCACCTCGTCAACATCCAGGCCAAGCTGGCCGTCCGGAACCGCGTCGAGATCGCGGCCTGGGCCTGGGAGTCGGGGCAGATGGGCCCCGCCTGA
- a CDS encoding erythromycin esterase family protein, producing MTHDTTALQRPLPSPVNSSVDSSGQRPGGSGPLSDATLDTLAERLAAGADIVGIGESTRFSRETFRLRDQLFRRLVRQHGFRALALQDSADVAAGLDRYVRVGEGSAEAALAGAWRPWRTAEMAAALDWIREFNREHPDDPVRIFGVRPAQARSEDYDAVLDHVRATAPELLADLAAHLDPIRTAHDIDEHVQRARGTHPGRPFVDHARDALALLRARPGANDDVLTRMRLILSFHAGSVAGRGGFAGDTAAEADALDDARRGARLVYWDGIAHTAATGTVLGSAPGSAARPTVGTHLRERHGRRYVSVAIGFHHGDLGVVAVPEPSADLVDARLGSADVPARWLDLRHDDVRRQWDGPAKLRVISGVYDPSRDAAEHLAVASLADAFDVLLHVRRATGVRWLG from the coding sequence ATGACGCACGACACCACCGCTCTTCAGCGCCCGCTCCCCTCCCCCGTGAACTCCTCCGTGGACTCCTCCGGTCAGCGGCCCGGCGGCTCAGGACCGCTGTCCGACGCCACGCTCGACACCCTCGCCGAACGGCTCGCCGCCGGGGCCGACATCGTCGGCATCGGTGAGTCCACGCGGTTCTCCCGGGAGACCTTCCGCCTGCGTGACCAGCTCTTCCGCCGCCTGGTGCGGCAGCACGGGTTCCGGGCGCTCGCCCTCCAGGACAGCGCTGACGTCGCCGCCGGCCTCGACCGGTACGTGCGCGTCGGCGAGGGCTCGGCCGAGGCCGCGCTCGCCGGTGCCTGGCGTCCGTGGCGCACCGCCGAGATGGCCGCGGCCCTCGACTGGATCAGGGAGTTCAACCGGGAGCACCCGGACGACCCCGTACGGATCTTCGGGGTGCGGCCCGCGCAGGCGCGCTCCGAGGACTACGACGCCGTCCTGGACCACGTGCGCGCCACCGCCCCGGAACTCCTCGCGGACCTGGCCGCGCACCTCGACCCGATCCGCACCGCGCACGACATCGACGAGCACGTGCAGCGCGCGCGGGGCACACACCCCGGGCGGCCGTTCGTCGACCACGCCCGGGACGCGCTCGCGCTGCTGCGGGCCCGGCCGGGGGCCAACGACGACGTCCTGACCCGGATGCGGCTGATCCTGAGCTTCCACGCGGGCAGCGTCGCCGGACGCGGCGGCTTCGCGGGCGACACCGCCGCGGAGGCGGACGCCCTCGACGACGCCCGGCGCGGGGCCCGCCTGGTCTATTGGGACGGCATCGCGCACACCGCGGCGACCGGGACGGTCCTGGGCTCGGCCCCCGGGTCCGCCGCACGGCCCACCGTCGGCACGCACCTCCGGGAGCGCCACGGCAGGCGGTACGTCTCCGTGGCGATCGGCTTCCACCACGGGGACCTCGGCGTCGTCGCCGTTCCCGAGCCGAGCGCGGACCTCGTGGACGCGCGCCTCGGCTCGGCGGACGTGCCCGCCCGCTGGCTCGACCTGCGCCACGACGACGTCCGCCGCCAGTGGGACGGCCCCGCGAAGCTCCGCGTCATCAGCGGCGTCTACGACCCGTCCCGTGACGCCGCCGAGCACCTCGCGGTCGCCTCGCTGGCCGACGCGTTCGACGTGCTCCTGCACGTGCGCCGGGCGACCGGGGTGCGGTGGCTCGGCTGA